A DNA window from Roseovarius sp. Pro17 contains the following coding sequences:
- a CDS encoding polysaccharide biosynthesis/export family protein, which translates to MITSCGIMPQVGPSKRQIYAGSIDRSGDAFVVEVNDRVTRATSVQPALGFSAAFRNAGQLGSDTIRPGDTLGLTIWENVDDGLLAGETSNQTILEEVQVDGSGFIFVPYAGRIRAAGNTPEAIRRIITSKLDEQTPDPQVQVRRLAGDGATVSLVGSVGAQGVYPIERPTRTLSAMLSAAGGIVIPAEVAQITVLRGGERSKVWFQDLYKYPEFDIALRGGDRILVEQDTRAFTALGATGAQSRVTFETQNLSAIEAIATVGGLQASSADPTGVFVMRNEPAEIANQVLGRNDLIGDQRLVYVLDLTKPNGMFMARDFSVRDQDTLYVTEAPFAQWSKVIGALTGSLGVISNVDTASSALGGS; encoded by the coding sequence ATGATCACATCTTGTGGCATAATGCCTCAAGTTGGCCCCAGTAAACGTCAGATATACGCTGGCTCGATCGATCGTTCGGGCGACGCCTTTGTCGTGGAGGTCAACGACCGGGTGACGCGCGCAACTTCGGTGCAACCGGCCCTCGGTTTCAGCGCCGCGTTTCGCAATGCGGGTCAGCTTGGTTCGGACACGATCCGCCCCGGCGACACGTTGGGCCTGACCATTTGGGAAAATGTCGACGATGGCCTGTTGGCCGGTGAGACGTCGAACCAGACCATCCTTGAAGAGGTGCAGGTCGACGGCAGCGGATTTATCTTTGTGCCCTATGCAGGCCGCATCCGCGCGGCGGGCAACACGCCCGAGGCGATCCGCCGCATCATCACCTCCAAGCTGGACGAGCAGACCCCCGACCCGCAAGTGCAGGTCCGCCGCCTCGCTGGGGATGGCGCCACAGTGTCGCTGGTCGGATCGGTCGGCGCGCAGGGCGTCTATCCTATCGAGCGCCCGACGCGCACGCTATCGGCCATGTTGTCGGCGGCAGGCGGAATCGTGATCCCCGCCGAAGTCGCACAAATCACCGTCCTGCGCGGGGGCGAGCGCAGCAAGGTCTGGTTTCAGGATCTCTACAAATACCCGGAATTCGACATCGCCCTGCGCGGTGGTGACCGTATTCTTGTCGAGCAGGACACACGCGCCTTTACCGCGCTGGGCGCAACCGGCGCCCAATCGCGCGTGACGTTTGAGACGCAGAACCTGTCGGCGATCGAGGCGATCGCGACGGTTGGTGGCCTTCAGGCATCATCGGCGGATCCTACCGGCGTTTTCGTCATGCGTAACGAACCCGCCGAGATCGCCAACCAAGTGCTGGGCCGGAACGATCTGATAGGCGATCAGCGCCTCGTCTACGTACTGGACCTGACCAAGCCCAACGGCATGTTCATGGCGCGCGATTTCTCGGTCCGCGATCAGGACACACTCTATGTGACCGAAGCACCGTTTGCCCAATGGAGCAAGGTCATTGGCGCGCTTACCGGTTCGCTCGGCGTAATCAGCAACGTTGATACCGCATCGTCGGCGCTTGGCGGCAGTTAA
- a CDS encoding capsular biosynthesis protein has product MNTTTGARHVFLFLQGPHGPFFARLGHMLGRAGADIWRVGFNAGDSAFWRDRSSYIAYHGAPEDWADTLDAMLTDKGVTDIVLYGDTRPIHAEAVRQARARGLRIHVFEEGYMRPYWVTYERGGSNGHSRLMELSVEQMRANLEQSHTDSAPPPASWGDMRHHIFYGALYHFFVLALNQRYRNFKPHRAITVRQEFGLYLKRLLLMPAQAVDRRLATWRIRHGGFPYHLALLQLEHDSSFQMHSPFATMADFLETVVTGFANGAPTHHHLVVKAHPLEDGRVPVRHYLRQLARTHGVADRVHYVRGGKLAQLLNEASSAVTVNSTAAQQVLWRGIPLKTFGEAVYAKPEFVSTKPLADFFAGAERPDRKAYIDYRRYLLETSQIAGGFYSGRGRRQLLRQAVDMMLSADDPYDALHSGTAAPRQQLRLVT; this is encoded by the coding sequence ATGAACACCACAACCGGCGCTCGCCACGTCTTCTTGTTTCTGCAGGGGCCTCACGGGCCTTTCTTTGCACGGCTGGGGCATATGCTAGGCCGGGCCGGTGCAGACATTTGGCGCGTTGGGTTCAATGCGGGCGACAGCGCGTTCTGGCGCGACCGGTCCAGCTATATCGCCTATCACGGCGCGCCCGAGGATTGGGCCGACACACTGGACGCGATGCTGACCGACAAGGGTGTGACCGACATCGTGCTATACGGCGACACCCGTCCGATCCACGCCGAGGCGGTGAGGCAGGCGCGTGCACGCGGTCTGCGCATTCACGTCTTCGAAGAAGGGTACATGCGGCCCTACTGGGTCACGTATGAGCGGGGCGGCAGCAACGGCCATTCGCGCCTGATGGAGCTGAGCGTCGAGCAGATGCGCGCCAATCTTGAGCAATCACATACGGACAGTGCCCCGCCGCCGGCCAGTTGGGGCGACATGCGCCACCACATCTTTTACGGGGCGCTCTATCATTTCTTTGTGCTGGCGCTGAACCAACGTTATCGCAATTTCAAACCGCATCGTGCGATCACCGTGCGCCAAGAGTTCGGGCTGTATCTCAAGCGTCTTTTGCTGATGCCGGCACAGGCAGTGGACCGACGGCTGGCGACGTGGCGCATCCGGCATGGCGGATTTCCTTACCATCTGGCGCTGCTCCAGTTAGAGCATGACAGCAGTTTTCAGATGCACTCGCCCTTTGCGACGATGGCCGATTTCCTCGAAACCGTCGTCACCGGCTTTGCAAATGGCGCGCCGACGCATCATCATCTGGTGGTCAAGGCGCATCCGCTGGAGGATGGCCGCGTGCCGGTCCGCCACTACCTCCGTCAGCTTGCACGGACGCACGGCGTCGCGGACCGGGTGCACTACGTCCGCGGGGGCAAGCTGGCACAGCTCTTGAATGAGGCGAGTAGCGCTGTCACCGTCAATTCCACAGCTGCGCAACAGGTGCTGTGGCGCGGCATCCCGCTGAAAACCTTCGGCGAGGCAGTCTATGCCAAGCCCGAGTTCGTATCGACCAAGCCGCTGGCTGATTTCTTCGCCGGGGCCGAACGTCCCGATCGCAAAGCCTATATCGATTACCGCCGCTACCTGCTTGAGACCAGCCAGATCGCGGGCGGCTTTTACTCGGGACGCGGGCGACGGCAACTCTTGCGTCAGGCCGTCGACATGATGCTAAGCGCCGACGACCCCTATGATGCACTGCACAGCGGCACAGCGGCTCCGAGGCAACAGTTGCGCCTCGTGACGTAA
- a CDS encoding riboflavin synthase produces the protein MFTGIITDQGSIRALEQRGDLRARIACGYDTSTIALGASIACDGACLTVIDTGDDWFDVEISAETVSKTNLSDWAIGRTVNLERALKVGDELGGHIVSGHVDGIARISDMRDEGDSTRVTLTAPEALARFIAPKGSVALNGTSLTVNEVDGCDFGINFIPHTKDVTTWGRAAVGDAVNLEIDTLARYVARLRDFG, from the coding sequence ATGTTTACCGGCATCATAACCGATCAGGGCAGTATCCGCGCGCTGGAGCAGCGCGGCGATTTGCGCGCGCGCATTGCCTGCGGATACGACACCAGCACCATCGCGTTGGGCGCGTCGATTGCCTGCGACGGGGCCTGCCTGACGGTGATCGACACTGGTGATGACTGGTTCGACGTCGAAATCTCGGCCGAAACGGTGTCCAAGACCAACCTTTCGGACTGGGCCATCGGTCGCACCGTCAACCTTGAGCGTGCGCTGAAGGTCGGTGATGAGCTGGGCGGGCACATCGTCTCGGGGCATGTCGACGGGATCGCGCGGATCAGCGACATGCGCGACGAAGGCGACAGCACCCGCGTCACCTTGACGGCGCCAGAGGCGCTGGCCCGCTTCATCGCGCCCAAGGGATCGGTCGCGCTGAATGGCACGTCCCTGACCGTGAACGAAGTGGACGGCTGCGATTTTGGTATCAACTTTATTCCACATACCAAGGATGTGACGACTTGGGGGCGCGCTGCAGTCGGCGACGCGGTCAACCTCGAGATCGACACCCTTGCCCGTTACGTCGCGCGCCTGCGCGATTTTGGCTGA
- a CDS encoding DUF3726 domain-containing protein: MSQALSEIEGLARKAARGAGFSWGMAEEAGKAARWLASIGLPGPEALAEFLEAHDSTPHALMRPTNVDANIWQAEGGTICPISAGAALCDLAQNDAPSRDIHIEACAYPLLLLPFVRAAAEDGGQPERMIWEGGAFAFSSETRGRVDTPLTAVAEVDIKQGTADDLPLPSCQLRYDLAEGPTARLAALAARTYAPDTDESRIAGAGAGLSDND, translated from the coding sequence ATGAGCCAAGCGCTAAGCGAGATTGAGGGGCTGGCGCGCAAGGCCGCGCGCGGCGCGGGCTTTAGCTGGGGTATGGCCGAAGAGGCAGGCAAGGCCGCGCGCTGGCTGGCCTCTATCGGCCTACCCGGCCCCGAAGCGCTGGCTGAATTTTTGGAAGCGCATGACAGCACGCCCCATGCCCTGATGCGACCCACCAATGTGGACGCAAACATATGGCAGGCCGAAGGCGGCACGATCTGCCCGATATCGGCTGGCGCCGCGCTGTGCGATCTGGCCCAAAACGATGCGCCCAGCCGTGATATCCACATCGAGGCTTGCGCCTATCCCCTGCTGTTACTGCCCTTCGTGCGCGCCGCCGCCGAGGATGGCGGCCAGCCCGAGCGCATGATTTGGGAGGGGGGGGCCTTTGCTTTCTCCAGTGAAACCAGAGGTCGTGTCGACACGCCTTTGACCGCTGTCGCAGAGGTGGATATCAAGCAGGGAACGGCAGATGATCTACCCCTTCCAAGTTGCCAGCTGCGCTACGATCTGGCCGAGGGCCCAACCGCGCGCCTCGCCGCACTGGCCGCGCGGACCTATGCGCCCGATACCGACGAAAGCCGAATTGCGGGCGCGGGCGCGGGTCTGAGCGACAACGATTGA
- a CDS encoding BCCT family transporter translates to MSDVNSLPGNRAHINRPLFAITGGFIALFCVIALVNLELLSTIVDASFAFSAKYFGLYWQILLLATFLIGIVLIFLPGSRAIMGGVSVPEFPVFQWGAMIMCTLLAGGGVFWAAGEPMAHFLSSPPYFGAESGTLDAVGPAMAQSFMHWGFLAWAILGALSTIMLMHYHYEKGLPMAPRTLLYPVFGDAAINGPIGLIADASCIIAVVAGTVGPVGFLGLQVSYGLNALFGIPDTFATQAVVIAVLVAIYTISAITGLSRGIQILSRINVILAAVLLVFMLIAGPTAFIFSSFFSGFTTYITDFFGMSLYRGDAAVFGDPGWLGWWTVFFWGWFMGYGPLMAMFIARVSRGRSIRSIIIMLSLVAPIVTTFWFTIVGGSGIAFELANPGSVSTAFEGFNLPAALLAITQQMPMGFIVSVLFLILTTIFVATTGDSMTYVISVAMSDEDRSATGVRVFWGVTMGVMALILIWTGSGGIGKLQSFIVVTAVPVSLILLPSLWDALRITIAKGRGTD, encoded by the coding sequence ATGAGTGATGTAAATTCGTTGCCCGGCAATCGGGCGCATATCAACAGACCGCTATTCGCGATCACCGGCGGCTTTATCGCCTTGTTCTGCGTGATCGCGCTGGTCAACCTTGAGCTGCTGTCGACCATCGTCGACGCCAGCTTTGCCTTTTCGGCCAAGTATTTCGGCCTCTACTGGCAGATTTTGCTGCTGGCCACGTTCCTCATTGGTATCGTGCTGATCTTCTTGCCCGGCAGCCGCGCAATCATGGGCGGGGTCAGCGTTCCTGAATTCCCGGTGTTCCAGTGGGGCGCGATGATCATGTGTACCCTTCTGGCCGGTGGCGGCGTTTTCTGGGCCGCGGGCGAGCCGATGGCGCACTTCCTGTCCTCGCCGCCCTATTTCGGTGCTGAGTCCGGCACGCTGGACGCGGTCGGCCCGGCCATGGCACAAAGCTTCATGCATTGGGGTTTCCTCGCCTGGGCCATTCTGGGCGCGCTCAGCACCATCATGCTGATGCACTACCACTATGAAAAAGGCCTGCCGATGGCGCCGCGCACCCTGCTCTATCCGGTGTTCGGCGATGCGGCGATCAACGGCCCCATTGGCTTGATCGCGGACGCGTCCTGCATCATCGCGGTGGTCGCGGGCACTGTCGGCCCCGTCGGATTTCTGGGCCTGCAAGTCAGCTATGGCCTGAACGCGCTCTTTGGCATTCCCGACACCTTCGCCACACAAGCCGTAGTGATCGCGGTCCTCGTCGCGATCTATACGATCTCGGCCATCACCGGCCTGTCCAGAGGCATCCAGATCCTCAGCCGGATCAACGTCATCCTCGCGGCAGTGCTGCTGGTCTTCATGCTGATCGCGGGACCGACCGCCTTCATTTTCTCCAGCTTCTTTTCGGGCTTTACGACCTATATCACCGATTTCTTCGGCATGTCGCTCTATCGCGGCGATGCGGCAGTGTTCGGCGATCCGGGCTGGCTGGGCTGGTGGACCGTGTTCTTTTGGGGGTGGTTCATGGGCTATGGGCCGCTGATGGCGATGTTCATCGCGCGCGTCAGCCGGGGGCGGTCGATCCGGTCGATTATCATCATGCTCTCACTGGTTGCGCCCATTGTGACGACGTTCTGGTTCACTATCGTCGGTGGATCGGGCATCGCGTTCGAGCTGGCCAATCCCGGCTCAGTCTCGACCGCGTTCGAGGGCTTCAACCTGCCCGCCGCGCTGCTGGCGATTACACAGCAAATGCCGATGGGCTTTATCGTGTCGGTGCTGTTCCTGATCCTGACGACGATATTCGTGGCCACGACGGGTGACTCGATGACCTACGTCATCTCGGTTGCTATGTCAGACGAGGATCGCAGCGCGACGGGTGTGCGCGTGTTCTGGGGCGTAACGATGGGTGTCATGGCGCTGATCCTGATCTGGACCGGCTCGGGCGGTATCGGCAAGCTACAAAGCTTTATCGTCGTCACGGCGGTGCCGGTATCGCTGATCCTGCTACCATCCCTTTGGGACGCCCTGCGGATCACCATCGCAAAGGGGCGCGGCACCGACTGA
- a CDS encoding membrane dipeptidase — translation MRIDGLQYANWSEKIFRQMRSGGLDAVHVTISYHENFRETVLNIEKWNRWFEQFPDLIIKGRWAGDVRLARDTGRTAIFMGFQNPSPIEDDIGLVEVLHDLGARFMQLSYNNQSLLATGCYEAEDPGITRMGKQVIKEMNRVGMVIDMSHSADRSTVEAADLSQRPIAITHANLHSWQPALRNKRDDVIRAVTQNGGMMGFSAYPHHLKGKSDCTLSDFCEMIARAAEQFGVQHFGIGTDLCQDQPDSVVEWMRVGRWSKEIDYGEGSAAAPGFPPQPDWFKDNRDFPNFERGLRDVGFDEGEINGLMGGNWLRFFEENFIPRGSACDSAGAQTPPG, via the coding sequence ATGCGCATCGACGGTCTGCAATATGCCAACTGGTCGGAAAAAATCTTTCGCCAGATGCGGTCGGGTGGGCTGGACGCGGTGCATGTTACCATCTCTTACCACGAAAATTTCCGCGAGACGGTACTGAATATCGAGAAGTGGAACCGCTGGTTCGAGCAGTTTCCAGACCTGATCATCAAAGGCCGGTGGGCGGGCGATGTACGCCTCGCAAGGGATACGGGCCGCACGGCGATCTTCATGGGCTTTCAAAACCCCAGCCCGATCGAGGATGATATCGGGCTGGTCGAGGTGCTACACGATCTCGGCGCCCGCTTCATGCAGCTAAGCTATAACAACCAATCGCTATTGGCGACGGGGTGTTACGAGGCCGAGGATCCCGGCATCACCCGCATGGGCAAGCAGGTTATCAAGGAGATGAACCGCGTCGGCATGGTGATCGACATGAGCCATTCTGCGGACCGCTCGACCGTCGAGGCGGCGGACCTCTCGCAGCGCCCGATCGCAATCACGCACGCCAACCTGCATTCATGGCAGCCCGCCCTGCGCAACAAGCGCGATGATGTCATCCGTGCGGTTACTCAGAACGGCGGCATGATGGGCTTTTCCGCTTATCCGCACCACCTCAAGGGAAAATCCGACTGCACGCTGAGCGATTTCTGCGAGATGATCGCGCGTGCGGCCGAGCAATTTGGCGTGCAGCATTTCGGCATTGGCACGGATCTGTGTCAGGACCAGCCCGACAGCGTCGTCGAATGGATGCGCGTGGGCCGCTGGTCCAAGGAGATCGACTATGGCGAGGGCAGCGCCGCCGCCCCCGGTTTTCCGCCGCAGCCGGATTGGTTCAAGGACAACCGCGATTTTCCCAATTTTGAGCGCGGCTTACGCGACGTCGGCTTTGATGAGGGCGAAATCAACGGCCTGATGGGCGGCAATTGGTTGCGCTTCTTCGAGGAAAACTTCATCCCGCGCGGTTCAGCCTGCGACTCTGCGGGTGCACAAACGCCGCCGGGTTAA
- a CDS encoding aldehyde dehydrogenase family protein, whose protein sequence is MTDVQKNYIAGEWITGPAEIENRNPSDLSDLVGIYAQASGDQLEQALDAAATAQVEWAAYGLERKQAVLNAIGNEMMQRAEELGRLLSREEGKPLAEGKGEVFRAGQFFTYYAAEVLRQLGENADSVRPDIEVDVRREPVGTVAIISPWNFPTATASWKIAPALAYGNAVIWKPANITPASAHALTEIIARQDIPKGLFNLVMGAGRDVGQRLVESPKVDAISFTGSVPVGRGIAVAAVQNFTRVQMEMGSKNALFVADDADLDLAVALALGGAFGGTGQKCTASSRLIVQDGVHDAFVEKLVAGAKALKVGHALSDGIQMGPVVSEEQLNENLAWVKKGRAEGAELACGGERLSMDTEGYFMSPGVFLNTTNAMQINREEMFAPLASVIKVASYDEGLATVNDTNFGLTSGIVTRSLARATHFRRNARTGVVTVNLPTAGTDYHVPFGGRGDSSYGPREQGQTARDFYTIVKTSYIASGSPE, encoded by the coding sequence ATGACCGACGTGCAAAAGAACTATATCGCGGGCGAGTGGATCACCGGCCCTGCCGAAATCGAGAACCGCAATCCCTCGGACCTGAGTGATCTGGTCGGAATCTACGCGCAGGCCAGCGGCGATCAACTGGAGCAGGCACTGGACGCCGCCGCCACAGCGCAGGTCGAGTGGGCCGCCTATGGGTTGGAGCGCAAACAGGCCGTGCTGAACGCCATCGGCAACGAAATGATGCAGCGCGCCGAAGAATTGGGCCGCCTGCTAAGCCGCGAAGAGGGCAAGCCGCTGGCCGAGGGCAAGGGCGAGGTGTTCCGCGCCGGTCAGTTCTTTACCTATTACGCCGCCGAAGTGCTGCGCCAACTGGGCGAAAATGCCGACAGCGTGCGTCCCGATATCGAGGTTGACGTGCGCCGCGAGCCTGTCGGCACTGTCGCCATTATCAGTCCATGGAACTTCCCCACAGCCACCGCCAGTTGGAAGATCGCGCCGGCGCTGGCCTATGGCAACGCCGTGATCTGGAAACCCGCCAACATCACGCCTGCGTCGGCCCACGCACTGACCGAGATCATTGCGCGTCAGGACATCCCCAAGGGTCTGTTCAACCTCGTGATGGGCGCGGGCCGCGACGTGGGTCAGCGGCTGGTCGAAAGCCCCAAGGTCGATGCAATCTCTTTCACCGGGTCGGTCCCGGTGGGACGCGGGATTGCCGTCGCTGCCGTGCAGAACTTTACCCGCGTGCAGATGGAGATGGGCAGCAAAAACGCCCTGTTCGTCGCCGACGACGCTGATCTGGATCTGGCCGTTGCGTTGGCACTTGGTGGCGCTTTTGGTGGCACAGGGCAGAAATGCACCGCGTCCTCGCGCCTGATCGTTCAGGACGGTGTGCATGACGCATTCGTTGAAAAACTGGTCGCTGGCGCCAAGGCATTGAAGGTCGGCCATGCGCTGAGCGACGGCATCCAGATGGGGCCGGTCGTGTCCGAAGAGCAGCTGAACGAAAACCTTGCGTGGGTCAAAAAGGGCCGCGCGGAGGGCGCGGAGCTGGCTTGCGGTGGCGAGCGTCTGAGCATGGATACCGAGGGCTATTTCATGTCGCCCGGCGTGTTCCTGAACACCACCAACGCCATGCAGATCAACCGCGAGGAAATGTTCGCGCCGCTGGCCTCGGTCATCAAGGTCGCCAGCTATGACGAGGGCCTTGCCACCGTCAACGACACCAATTTCGGCCTGACCTCAGGCATCGTGACACGGTCCCTCGCCCGCGCCACACATTTCCGGCGCAACGCGCGCACCGGCGTCGTCACGGTCAACCTGCCGACTGCCGGCACCGACTATCACGTTCCATTCGGCGGGCGCGGCGACAGCAGCTATGGCCCGCGCGAGCAGGGGCAGACGGCGCGGGATTTCTACACCATCGTCAAGACGTCCTACATCGCCAGCGGCAGCCCCGAATGA
- a CDS encoding LysR family transcriptional regulator has product MAIKIEMLRCFQAVADHGSLIGAAEALGRTPSAISMMLRQFEEHVGAPLFESARKSRLTPLGALIRAEAARELIHFERTVDAIEALALARAGNVRISCTPSVAQTVMPPILRDFMAARPGVRIDMRDTDSGTVQRDLIEGRADIGLASLPPLPGFQRELLFSDPYGVVCPIDHALEQSWQHLTWSDLDGVEFIANGLCSQIPDADFQPILAASRLMVRNTASILSMVRAGAGVTILPRLAVLPEFLDLEFLPLADTDTRREVWMMMLPDSGVSPAVQALAQAIRGAELDTTG; this is encoded by the coding sequence GTGGCCATCAAGATCGAAATGCTGCGCTGTTTTCAGGCGGTGGCCGACCACGGCAGCCTGATCGGCGCGGCCGAGGCGCTGGGGCGCACGCCGTCGGCCATCTCGATGATGCTGCGCCAGTTCGAGGAGCACGTCGGCGCCCCCCTTTTCGAGAGCGCGCGCAAGTCGCGCCTAACCCCTCTGGGCGCCCTGATCCGCGCCGAGGCCGCGCGCGAACTGATCCATTTCGAACGGACGGTCGACGCAATCGAGGCGCTGGCGCTTGCGCGTGCAGGAAACGTGCGCATTTCCTGCACCCCGTCGGTGGCCCAGACGGTCATGCCGCCGATCCTGCGCGATTTCATGGCCGCGCGCCCCGGCGTGCGCATCGACATGCGCGACACCGACAGCGGCACGGTTCAGCGCGACCTCATCGAGGGACGCGCCGATATCGGCCTCGCCTCACTGCCCCCACTGCCGGGATTTCAACGCGAGTTGCTGTTTTCCGATCCCTACGGCGTGGTCTGTCCCATCGACCACGCGCTGGAGCAAAGCTGGCAACACCTGACATGGTCCGATCTGGACGGGGTCGAGTTCATTGCCAATGGCCTCTGCAGCCAGATCCCAGATGCCGATTTTCAGCCGATCCTCGCCGCCTCCAGACTGATGGTGCGCAACACCGCGTCGATCCTCAGCATGGTGCGCGCGGGTGCAGGCGTGACGATCCTGCCGCGACTGGCCGTCCTGCCCGAGTTTCTGGATCTGGAATTCCTGCCCCTCGCCGATACCGATACACGGCGCGAGGTCTGGATGATGATGCTGCCCGATTCGGGCGTCAGCCCGGCTGTGCAGGCGCTGGCTCAGGCGATCCGGGGCGCAGAACTGGACACGACGGGCTGA
- a CDS encoding ETC complex I subunit produces MPARIYRPARNAMTSGTAKTRKWVLEHVVGTAREVDPLMGWTSSTDMQAQVRLSFPTKEAALEYAEEHGIDVIVQDPQARKPNIRQGGYGENFATHRKGVWTH; encoded by the coding sequence ATGCCTGCCCGTATCTATCGCCCCGCCCGCAACGCCATGACCTCGGGCACGGCCAAGACTCGCAAGTGGGTGCTGGAGCATGTCGTAGGCACCGCACGCGAGGTTGATCCGCTGATGGGCTGGACGTCGTCCACCGATATGCAGGCGCAAGTGCGCCTCAGCTTTCCGACCAAGGAAGCGGCGCTGGAGTATGCCGAGGAACACGGCATCGACGTGATCGTGCAGGATCCGCAGGCGCGCAAACCCAACATCCGCCAAGGCGGCTATGGCGAGAATTTCGCGACCCACCGCAAGGGCGTCTGGACACACTAA
- a CDS encoding IS3 family transposase (programmed frameshift): protein MNKKSGTSKDAADKLVKNIRRKTRQTYSAEEKIRIVLAGLRGEESISVLCRREGIAESLYYSWSKEFLEAGKRRLSGDTARQATSPEVKDLRSESLALKECVADLTLENRLLKKKHDRGWGGREMRYPASEKLEIIRTVEGSHLPARQTLDMLGIPRATFYRWYDRYVDGGLDALADHAPRPGSVWNRIPQDRRDDLIEFALEFEALTTRELAVKYTDEKRYFISESSAYRILKEADLITAPAHVVIKAADEFKDKTTAINQMWQTDFTYFKIIGWGWYYLSTILDDYSRYIIAWKLCSTMRAADVTDTIELALAESGCDQAVVRHKPRLLSDNGSCYISGDLADWLEDHKMTHVRGAPFHPQTQGKIERWHQTMKNRVLLENYYLPGDLEQQIGAFVEYYNNQRYHESLNNVTPADVYFGRDKAILREREKIKKQTIRQRRLQHQKQAA from the exons ATGAACAAGAAATCCGGAACGTCTAAGGACGCAGCTGACAAGCTGGTCAAGAACATCCGCCGCAAGACCCGTCAGACCTATTCGGCTGAGGAGAAGATCCGCATCGTCTTGGCGGGTCTGCGAGGCGAAGAGAGCATTTCGGTGCTCTGTCGCCGTGAAGGCATCGCCGAAAGCCTATATTACAGCTGGTCGAAGGAATTCCTTGAGGCTGGCAAGCGGCGATTGTCCGGCGACACGGCCCGGCAGGCAACGTCGCCAGAAGTCAAAGATCTGCGCTCGGAGTCACTTGCCCTGAAGGAATGCGTGGCAGACCTGACCCTTGAGAACCGTCTGCTCA AAAAAAAGCATGACAGGGGCTGGGGAGGCAGAGAAATGAGGTATCCCGCGTCCGAGAAGCTGGAAATCATCCGAACGGTTGAAGGCTCACATCTACCGGCCAGGCAGACCCTCGACATGCTGGGCATCCCGCGCGCGACCTTCTACCGTTGGTATGATCGTTATGTCGACGGCGGCCTTGATGCCCTGGCGGACCACGCACCCCGTCCAGGTTCTGTCTGGAACCGTATTCCACAGGATCGGCGCGATGATTTGATCGAGTTCGCGCTGGAATTTGAGGCCCTGACGACACGGGAGCTGGCGGTGAAATACACCGACGAGAAGCGGTATTTTATATCTGAATCATCAGCATATCGTATTCTGAAGGAAGCTGACCTGATCACGGCGCCCGCGCATGTGGTGATCAAGGCGGCCGACGAGTTTAAAGACAAAACCACGGCAATCAACCAGATGTGGCAGACCGATTTCACCTACTTCAAGATCATCGGGTGGGGCTGGTATTACCTCAGCACGATCCTGGACGATTACAGCCGCTACATCATTGCGTGGAAGCTCTGCAGCACCATGCGTGCTGCCGATGTGACCGACACTATCGAGTTGGCTCTGGCGGAATCGGGTTGCGACCAGGCGGTCGTGCGCCACAAGCCGCGGCTGCTCAGCGACAACGGCTCATGCTATATCTCTGGCGATCTGGCCGATTGGCTGGAGGATCACAAAATGACGCACGTCCGCGGGGCGCCATTCCACCCACAGACACAAGGCAAGATCGAACGCTGGCACCAAACTATGAAGAACCGGGTTCTGCTGGAGAATTACTACCTGCCCGGCGATCTCGAGCAGCAGATCGGGGCCTTCGTCGAATATTACAATAACCAACGATACCACGAGAGTCTGAACAACGTCACACCCGCCGACGTCTACTTCGGCCGCGATAAAGCCATTCTCAGGGAAAGGGAGAAGATCAAGAAACAGACAATCCGACAGCGCCGCTTGCAACACCAGAAACAAGCCGCATAA